The following proteins are encoded in a genomic region of Synechococcus sp. CBW1002:
- a CDS encoding F0F1 ATP synthase subunit B produces MNLPLPLVMASEGGFGLNFNIFESNIINLAIVIACLWKFLPSFLGGILERRRALILSDLKDAEERLAKATASLATAQQDLGQAQKKADQIRAEGKERAQSIRLEIEKRTIEDMARIKQSSSNDLESEAARVTTLLRRQAAQLAIDKALSSLPGKLDDQAQARFIEQAIQSMGNA; encoded by the coding sequence ATGAATCTTCCCCTTCCCCTGGTGATGGCTTCGGAGGGAGGCTTCGGCCTCAACTTCAACATCTTCGAATCCAACATCATCAACCTGGCGATCGTGATCGCCTGCCTCTGGAAGTTCCTCCCCAGCTTCCTCGGTGGCATCCTTGAGCGCCGTCGGGCCCTCATCCTTTCTGATCTCAAGGACGCAGAGGAGCGCCTGGCCAAGGCCACGGCCTCGCTTGCCACGGCCCAGCAGGATCTTGGTCAGGCCCAGAAGAAGGCCGATCAGATCCGCGCTGAAGGCAAGGAGCGTGCCCAGTCGATCCGCCTCGAGATCGAGAAGCGCACCATCGAGGACATGGCGCGGATCAAGCAGAGCTCCAGCAATGATCTCGAGTCCGAAGCGGCCAGGGTCACCACCCTGCTGCGACGCCAGGCCGCCCAGCTGGCCATTGACAAGGCCCTCTCAAGCCTTCCTGGCAAGCTCGATGACCAGGCCCAGGCCCGTTTCATCGAGCAGGCCATCCAATCGATGGGTAACGCCTGA
- a CDS encoding F0F1 ATP synthase subunit B' — protein sequence MTSWLLLAEAGAPEGGLFDLDATLPLMAVQIVVLTFILNALFFRPVGRVVEEREDYISTSRAEAKQKLAQVERLETELKEQLKEARLHTQKLILDAEQESDRLYRDALATATAEANASREQARREIDSQRESAMTQLQGDADQLGDLIVERLLAATK from the coding sequence ATGACCAGCTGGCTTCTGCTTGCCGAAGCAGGTGCACCCGAAGGAGGTCTGTTCGACCTCGACGCCACTCTGCCGCTGATGGCAGTGCAGATTGTCGTCCTCACCTTCATTCTCAATGCCCTGTTTTTCCGCCCGGTCGGTCGGGTCGTGGAAGAGCGAGAGGATTACATCAGTACCAGTCGTGCCGAGGCCAAGCAGAAGCTGGCCCAGGTGGAGCGTCTGGAGACTGAATTGAAGGAGCAGCTCAAGGAGGCCCGTCTCCACACCCAGAAGCTGATCCTCGACGCTGAACAGGAATCCGATCGCCTCTATCGTGACGCCCTGGCCACTGCGACGGCCGAAGCCAACGCATCGCGCGAACAGGCGCGTCGTGAGATTGATTCCCAGCGGGAATCGGCCATGACACAGCTTCAGGGAGATGCCGACCAACTCGGTGATCTGATCGTCGAACGTCTGCTGGCTGCCACCAAATGA
- the atpE gene encoding ATP synthase F0 subunit C — MDSITSAASVVAAGLAVGLGAIGPGIGQGTAAGGAVEGIARQPEAEGKIRGTLLLSLAFMEALTIYGLVVALVLLFANPFAG, encoded by the coding sequence ATGGATTCCATCACCTCCGCTGCGTCCGTCGTGGCCGCTGGTCTCGCCGTCGGCCTTGGCGCCATCGGCCCCGGTATCGGTCAGGGCACCGCTGCCGGCGGCGCTGTCGAAGGCATCGCTCGTCAGCCTGAAGCTGAAGGCAAGATCCGCGGCACCCTGCTGCTTTCCCTGGCCTTCATGGAAGCTCTCACCATCTACGGCCTCGTGGTGGCCCTGGTGCTGCTGTTCGCCAACCCCTTCGCCGGCTGA